In the genome of Streptomyces sp. SAI-127, the window GTCGCGCCGCAGACTCCTTACGAACAGTGGCAGGACTGCCGTGGACCCTCGATTTACTGCCACTTCTGAGGCACACTGGCAGCATGCTGAAGAACGTGGCCGCCGTCGTCCTGGACGGTGTGAATCCCTTCGAACTCGGTGTCGTCTGCGAGGTCTTCGGCACTGACCGCAGCGACGACGGACTGCCCGTGTACGACTTCGCGGTCGCCTCGGCCGAGGGCCCGACGCTGACCTCGCGGGCGGGCTTCGCCGTACACGTCGAGCATGGCCTGGAGCGGCTGGAGTCGGCCGACCTGATCGCCGTGCCGGCCTGCGCCCGCTACGAGACGCGGGACTTCCCGCCCGAGCTGCTCGAGGCCCTGCGCAACGCGGTCGACCGCGGGGCACGGGTGCTCAGCGTGTGCTCCGGTGTCTTCGTGCTCGCCGCGGCCGGACTGCTCGACGGCCGGCGCTGCGCCGTGCACTGGCACCACGCGGAGGAGCTCGCGCTCGCGTATCCGCGGCTGACGGTCGAGCCGGACGTCCTGTACGTCGACGAGGACCCGGTGATCACCTCCGCGGGCACCGCCGCCGGTATCGACGCCTGTCTGCACATCGTGCGCAAGGAGCAGGGCACCGAGGTCGCCAACAAGATCGCCCGGCGCATGGTCGTACCACCGCACCGGGACGGCGGGCAGGCGCAGTACATCGAGCGGCCGCTGCC includes:
- a CDS encoding helix-turn-helix domain-containing protein gives rise to the protein MLKNVAAVVLDGVNPFELGVVCEVFGTDRSDDGLPVYDFAVASAEGPTLTSRAGFAVHVEHGLERLESADLIAVPACARYETRDFPPELLEALRNAVDRGARVLSVCSGVFVLAAAGLLDGRRCAVHWHHAEELALAYPRLTVEPDVLYVDEDPVITSAGTAAGIDACLHIVRKEQGTEVANKIARRMVVPPHRDGGQAQYIERPLPRSQCDTVGEVLVWMERHLDEEVTVEQLAERAHMSPRTFARRFQQETGTTPYRWILRQRVLLAQRLLEATDETVDAIAGRAGFGTAAALRHQFLRAVGTTPNAYRRTFQGPEAAA